In Planctomycetota bacterium, a single window of DNA contains:
- a CDS encoding enoyl-CoA hydratase/isomerase family protein: protein MTELATLSFEGPIATLTLRRPAQRNALSIDLLRALDARLAEAAARADLRVLVLAGEGKAFCAGMDLKAVLHDPEAPGRLLHTLADVTLRLRALPLVTLAHVQGAAIGGGCGLACVCDLLATHADSVVGYPEVDLGVCPAVVAPWLVRKVGAGRARRILLMGGTMPGTQAHALGMADLLAPDRDALDALVKDTAARLALGGPAAVRATKDLLNHLDGSLDADLVRRGADLSARVVALPETQAVLRARFAASS, encoded by the coding sequence ATGACCGAACTCGCCACACTGTCGTTCGAGGGTCCGATCGCGACGCTCACCCTCCGCCGCCCGGCGCAGCGCAACGCGCTGTCGATCGACCTGCTCCGCGCGCTCGACGCTCGCCTGGCCGAGGCCGCCGCCCGCGCTGATCTGCGGGTGCTCGTGCTCGCGGGCGAGGGCAAGGCGTTCTGCGCGGGGATGGACCTGAAAGCCGTGCTGCACGACCCCGAGGCGCCCGGGCGCCTGCTGCACACGCTGGCCGATGTCACGCTGCGCCTGCGGGCGCTCCCGCTGGTGACGCTGGCGCATGTGCAGGGCGCCGCGATCGGCGGCGGGTGCGGGCTCGCGTGCGTGTGCGACCTGCTCGCGACGCACGCCGACAGCGTCGTGGGATACCCGGAGGTCGATCTTGGCGTCTGCCCCGCGGTGGTGGCGCCCTGGCTCGTCCGCAAGGTCGGCGCGGGGCGCGCCCGGCGCATCCTGCTGATGGGCGGCACGATGCCCGGCACGCAGGCCCACGCCCTGGGCATGGCCGACCTGCTCGCCCCCGACCGCGACGCGCTCGACGCGCTCGTGAAAGACACCGCCGCCCGCCTCGCGCTCGGCGGGCCCGCCGCCGTGCGCGCCACCAAGGACCTGCTCAACCACCTCGACGGTTCGCTCGACGCCGACCTGGTTCGCCGCGGCGCCGACCTCTCGGCCCGCGTGGTGGCCCTCCCCGAAACCCAGGCAGTTCTCCGCGCCCGGTTCGCGGCCTCGTCGTAG